One stretch of Streptomyces sp. A2-16 DNA includes these proteins:
- a CDS encoding helix-turn-helix transcriptional regulator — MPTALDPSLNRRKLRLALRSARDKAGLTQRDAAEALEWSLSKIIRIEAGTVSLSVTDLRAMLREYGVTDQEAVSELEEAARGSKGQSWWSEYSDVMTPVFTQFLGYESAATLIRAYHPSLVPGLLQTTDYATALFETSPMDTRRMQRTLDMRLARQERVLQEGGPKVEVILDEAALRRQIGGPATMRQQVSHIKELASGEQVTAYILPFTAGAHDSLESSFFLLSFQDEEDALYLVGPGGTLTNRDDREVIARYQECYEDLRNKALSETDTIALLDELVEFHHTRS, encoded by the coding sequence ATGCCCACCGCTTTGGATCCCAGCCTCAACCGCCGGAAGCTGCGTCTCGCCCTGAGGAGCGCTCGCGACAAGGCTGGACTGACACAGCGAGACGCAGCGGAGGCCCTGGAATGGTCACTCAGTAAGATCATCCGAATTGAGGCCGGGACGGTAAGCCTGTCGGTGACGGATCTTCGGGCCATGCTCCGGGAGTACGGCGTCACCGATCAGGAAGCCGTCTCCGAGTTGGAGGAAGCCGCTCGCGGCAGCAAAGGGCAGTCGTGGTGGTCGGAGTACAGCGACGTCATGACTCCGGTGTTCACCCAGTTCCTGGGCTATGAGAGCGCTGCGACCCTGATCCGCGCCTACCACCCCAGCCTGGTCCCCGGCCTCCTCCAGACGACGGACTACGCAACCGCGCTGTTCGAAACCAGCCCGATGGACACCAGGCGCATGCAGCGCACGCTCGACATGCGGCTCGCACGGCAGGAGCGCGTCCTGCAGGAGGGCGGCCCCAAGGTGGAAGTGATCCTCGACGAAGCGGCGCTCCGCCGCCAGATCGGCGGTCCCGCGACGATGCGGCAACAGGTGTCGCACATCAAGGAACTCGCCTCCGGCGAGCAGGTGACCGCCTACATCCTGCCTTTCACCGCGGGGGCTCACGACAGCCTGGAGAGCAGCTTCTTCCTGCTCAGCTTCCAGGACGAGGAAGACGCCCTCTACCTGGTGGGCCCCGGGGGAACCCTCACCAACCGGGACGACCGGGAAGTCATCGCCCGGTACCAGGAGTGCTACGAGGACCTGCGCAACAAGGCGTTGTCGGAAACAGACACGATCGCCCTGCTCGACGAACTCGTCGAGTTCCATCACACCCGAAGCTAG
- a CDS encoding DUF397 domain-containing protein: MSEGSRRTSGVDEERALSSERGAALRRGGSTFTWRKSSYSTEAGTCCEVAFTAARVLVRDSKVPGSGVLSFTPQAWHAVVRYIGSRMESGPVGK; this comes from the coding sequence GTGTCCGAGGGGTCGCGTCGCACGTCAGGGGTCGATGAGGAACGCGCCTTGAGCAGCGAGAGGGGGGCAGCGTTGCGTCGTGGCGGGAGCACGTTCACATGGCGGAAGAGCAGCTACAGCACAGAAGCTGGGACCTGCTGCGAGGTCGCTTTCACGGCAGCTCGGGTCCTGGTCCGCGATTCCAAGGTGCCCGGCTCTGGCGTACTGTCGTTCACCCCGCAGGCATGGCACGCGGTAGTGCGGTACATAGGGTCCCGGATGGAATCAGGACCGGTCGGGAAGTGA
- a CDS encoding ABC transporter permease, whose protein sequence is MTVMKTSMRNFFAHKGRMALSAVAVLLSVAFVCGTLVFTDTMNTTFDKLFAATSSDVTVSAKGASDSGETTSDNGKPPVMPASVLGKVREAQGVKTAEGTVFSTSVTVVDADKDSLSPSGGGPTIVGSWNGNDARTMKITSGAAPKNSGQVMVDKDTVDKHHLKLGDEIGVISAVGTHRAKISGIAEFQVTNPGAAIFYLDTKTAQAALVGQPNVFTNVNVTAASGVTDAQLKQNVAGELGGAYKVQTAKETADANQKDVEGFMNVMKYAMLGFAGIAFLVGIFLIINTFSMLVAQRTREIGLMRAVGSSRGQVNRSVLVEALLLGVFGSVLGVAAGVGLAVGLMKLMGSIGMNLSTSDLTVAWTTPVVGLLLGVVVTVLAAWLPARRAGKVSPMAALRDAGAPADAKAGRVRALVGTVLTAGGGYALYLAAAADKAKEGSLWLGLGVVLSLIGFVVIGPLLAGGMVRVLGAVVLRVFGPVGRLAERNALRNPRRTGATGAALMIGLALVACLSVVGSSMVASAGEELDKSVGTDFIIQSDSGQLVTPAAVKAVKDTPGLEHVTEYRITEADYTTPDGKTLKDTDITAADPSYATDLRTKTVAGKLADAYRPDSMSVHEKFAKAHGIHLGSKIKVDFKDGATAELTVRAITSSDVVIDAGSKYISIATLAKYVPADKMPLDQLVFANAKEGQQDAAYKSLKASLHDYPQYTVRDQTDYKQAFKDQIGQLLNMIYGLLALAIIVAILGVVNTLALSVVERTREIGLMRAIGLSRRQLRRMIRLESVVIALFGALLGLGLGMGWGATAQKLLALEGLKVLDIPWPTITAVFIGSAFVGLFAALIPAFRAGRMNVLNAIATE, encoded by the coding sequence ATGACCGTCATGAAGACCTCGATGCGCAACTTCTTCGCGCACAAGGGACGCATGGCCCTGTCGGCCGTGGCCGTCCTGCTGTCGGTCGCCTTCGTCTGCGGGACGCTGGTGTTCACCGACACGATGAACACCACCTTCGACAAGCTCTTCGCGGCCACGTCCTCGGACGTGACGGTGAGCGCCAAGGGCGCCTCCGACAGCGGCGAGACGACCTCGGACAACGGCAAGCCGCCGGTCATGCCGGCCTCCGTGCTCGGCAAGGTGCGCGAGGCACAGGGCGTGAAGACGGCGGAGGGGACCGTCTTCTCGACCTCGGTGACCGTGGTGGACGCCGACAAGGACAGCCTCTCGCCGTCCGGCGGCGGCCCGACCATCGTCGGCAGCTGGAACGGCAATGACGCCCGCACCATGAAGATCACCTCCGGTGCGGCGCCGAAGAACTCCGGCCAGGTCATGGTCGACAAGGACACCGTCGACAAGCACCACCTGAAGCTCGGTGACGAGATCGGCGTGATCAGCGCGGTCGGCACGCACCGGGCGAAGATCTCCGGCATCGCCGAGTTCCAGGTCACCAACCCCGGTGCGGCGATCTTCTACCTGGACACCAAGACCGCCCAGGCGGCGCTCGTCGGCCAGCCGAACGTGTTCACCAACGTCAACGTCACGGCCGCGTCCGGGGTCACCGACGCGCAGCTGAAGCAGAACGTCGCCGGCGAGCTCGGCGGCGCGTACAAGGTGCAGACGGCCAAGGAGACCGCCGACGCCAACCAGAAGGACGTCGAGGGCTTCATGAACGTCATGAAGTACGCGATGCTCGGCTTCGCCGGGATCGCCTTCCTCGTCGGCATCTTCCTGATCATCAACACCTTCTCGATGCTGGTCGCGCAGCGGACCAGGGAGATCGGCCTGATGCGGGCCGTCGGCTCCTCCCGCGGGCAGGTCAACCGGTCCGTGCTGGTCGAGGCGCTGCTCCTGGGCGTGTTCGGGTCGGTGCTGGGGGTCGCCGCGGGCGTCGGGCTCGCGGTCGGGCTGATGAAGCTCATGGGCTCCATCGGGATGAACCTGTCGACCAGCGATCTGACGGTCGCCTGGACGACCCCGGTGGTCGGCCTGCTCCTCGGCGTGGTCGTCACCGTCCTCGCCGCCTGGCTGCCGGCCCGCCGCGCGGGCAAGGTCTCGCCCATGGCCGCCCTGCGGGACGCGGGTGCCCCCGCCGACGCCAAGGCCGGCCGGGTGAGGGCCTTGGTGGGCACGGTCCTGACCGCCGGTGGCGGCTACGCGCTCTACCTGGCCGCCGCGGCCGACAAGGCCAAGGAGGGCTCGCTGTGGCTCGGCCTCGGCGTGGTGCTCTCCCTGATCGGGTTCGTCGTGATCGGCCCGCTGCTCGCCGGTGGCATGGTGCGCGTCCTGGGCGCGGTCGTCCTCAGGGTGTTCGGTCCGGTCGGCCGCCTGGCCGAGCGCAACGCCCTGCGCAACCCGCGCCGGACGGGAGCCACGGGCGCCGCCCTGATGATCGGCCTCGCGCTGGTGGCCTGTCTGTCGGTCGTCGGCTCGTCCATGGTCGCCTCGGCCGGTGAAGAGCTCGACAAGTCGGTCGGCACGGACTTCATCATCCAGTCCGACAGCGGGCAGCTGGTCACGCCGGCCGCGGTGAAGGCCGTCAAGGACACGCCTGGCCTCGAACACGTCACCGAGTACCGGATCACGGAGGCCGACTACACGACCCCCGACGGCAAGACGCTCAAGGACACCGACATCACGGCGGCCGACCCGTCCTACGCGACCGACCTGCGCACCAAGACCGTCGCCGGGAAGCTCGCCGACGCCTACCGGCCGGACTCGATGTCCGTGCACGAGAAGTTCGCCAAGGCGCACGGCATCCACCTGGGCTCGAAGATCAAGGTCGACTTCAAGGACGGCGCGACCGCCGAGCTGACGGTCCGGGCGATCACCAGCAGTGACGTCGTCATCGACGCGGGTTCGAAGTACATCTCGATCGCCACGCTCGCCAAGTACGTGCCGGCCGACAAGATGCCCCTCGACCAGCTGGTCTTCGCCAACGCCAAGGAGGGTCAGCAGGACGCCGCGTACAAGTCGCTGAAGGCTTCGCTGCACGACTACCCGCAGTACACCGTGCGCGACCAGACCGACTACAAGCAGGCCTTCAAGGACCAGATCGGGCAGCTCCTGAACATGATCTACGGTCTGCTGGCCCTCGCGATCATCGTCGCGATCCTGGGTGTCGTGAACACCCTGGCGCTGTCGGTGGTCGAGCGGACCCGGGAGATCGGCCTGATGCGGGCCATCGGCCTCTCGCGGCGCCAGCTGCGACGGATGATCCGCCTGGAGTCGGTGGTGATCGCCCTCTTCGGCGCCCTGCTGGGACTGGGACTGGGCATGGGCTGGGGCGCCACCGCCCAGAAGCTCCTCGCCCTGGAGGGCCTGAAGGTCCTGGACATCCCCTGGCCGACCATCACAGCGGTCTTCATCGGCTCGGCCTTCGTGGGCCTGTTCGCCGCCCTCATCCCGGCGTTCCGGGCGGGCCGGATGAACGTCCTGAACGCGATCGCGACCGAGTAG
- a CDS encoding ABC transporter ATP-binding protein, which translates to MTSAVTITRHGGTGGRTAVAARARQVVKAYGSGETRVVALDHVDVDIARGQFTAIMGPSGSGKSTLMHCLAGLDTVTSGQIHLDDTEITGLKDKKLTQLRRDRVGFIFQAFNLLPTLNALENITLPMDIAGRKPDKQWLARVVDTVGLSDRLRHRPTQLSGGQQQRVAVARALAARPEIIFGDEPTGNLDSRAGAEVLGFLRRSVDELGQTIVMVTHDPVAASYADRVLYLADGRIVDEMYKPTAEAVLDRMKDFDARGRTS; encoded by the coding sequence GTGACATCGGCTGTAACAATCACCAGGCACGGGGGCACTGGAGGGCGTACGGCCGTTGCCGCGCGGGCGCGGCAGGTCGTCAAGGCGTACGGGTCCGGCGAGACCCGCGTCGTCGCCCTGGACCATGTGGACGTGGACATCGCTCGCGGACAGTTCACCGCGATCATGGGGCCCTCGGGGTCCGGCAAGTCCACCCTCATGCACTGCCTCGCCGGTCTCGACACCGTGACGAGCGGTCAGATCCATCTGGACGACACCGAGATCACCGGCCTGAAGGACAAGAAGCTCACGCAACTGCGCCGGGACCGGGTCGGGTTCATCTTCCAGGCGTTCAACCTGCTGCCGACGCTCAACGCGCTCGAGAACATCACGCTGCCCATGGACATCGCCGGACGCAAGCCCGACAAGCAGTGGCTCGCGCGCGTGGTGGACACCGTTGGACTTTCGGACCGGCTCAGGCACCGGCCCACCCAGCTCTCCGGCGGACAGCAGCAGCGTGTCGCCGTGGCCCGCGCCCTGGCCGCCCGCCCCGAGATCATCTTCGGTGACGAGCCGACCGGAAACCTCGACTCGCGCGCGGGCGCCGAGGTGCTGGGATTCCTGCGCCGTTCCGTCGACGAGCTCGGGCAGACCATCGTGATGGTCACGCACGACCCGGTGGCCGCCTCGTACGCGGACCGCGTGCTGTACCTCGCCGACGGCCGGATCGTCGACGAGATGTACAAGCCCACCGCGGAGGCCGTCCTGGACCGCATGAAGGACTTCGACGCCCGGGGGCGCACGTCATGA
- a CDS encoding MFS transporter, with protein sequence MDDTKPAIHESARQVSTNRRGAVVAALMLAMALAALDATIVSTAVPQIVGDLGGFSVFSWLFSGYLLAVTVTLPLYGKLSDTFGRKPVLIAGSVLFLLGSLLCALAWNMGALIAFRIVQGLGGGALQGTVQTLAADLYPLEERPRIQAKLSTVWAVAAVAGPGIGGVLAAYADWRWIFLVNLPIGAVALWLIVRHLHEPVREARSTRARVDWAGALAVFACGGVLLTALVQGGVAWPWLSWPSLGLFGTGLALVAAVVLIERRVAEPIIPGWVWRRRTIAAVNLALGALGLLMVAPTVFLPTYAQSVLGLGPVAAGFVLSVWTLSWPVSAALSQHVYRRIGFRRTAMLGIAAAALILFAFPLLPYPGAAWQPTLLMLLLGAALGLFQLPLIVGVQSTVGWAERGTTTASVLFCRQTGQTVGAAVFGAVANGVLASRLGGASDLDSVTRALDAGTAPEATRAAIADAVHAVYVGAGCAAALAFGVLLVLAPRRFPVLKEQ encoded by the coding sequence GTGGACGACACGAAGCCGGCGATACACGAGTCCGCGCGGCAGGTCTCCACGAACCGGCGCGGAGCCGTCGTGGCCGCCCTGATGCTGGCGATGGCCCTTGCCGCCCTGGACGCCACCATCGTCTCCACGGCGGTCCCGCAGATCGTCGGCGACCTGGGCGGCTTCTCGGTCTTCTCCTGGCTGTTCTCCGGCTATCTGCTGGCCGTGACGGTCACGCTGCCGCTGTACGGCAAGCTGTCCGACACCTTCGGGCGGAAGCCGGTGCTGATCGCGGGCTCGGTGCTGTTCCTGCTCGGCTCGCTGCTGTGCGCGCTGGCGTGGAACATGGGGGCGCTGATCGCGTTCCGGATCGTGCAGGGGCTGGGCGGCGGGGCTCTTCAGGGCACGGTCCAGACGCTCGCCGCCGACCTCTACCCGCTCGAGGAGCGTCCGAGGATCCAGGCCAAGCTGTCCACGGTGTGGGCGGTGGCGGCGGTCGCGGGGCCGGGGATCGGCGGCGTGCTCGCCGCGTACGCGGACTGGCGGTGGATCTTCCTGGTCAACCTGCCGATCGGCGCGGTGGCGCTGTGGCTGATCGTCCGTCATCTGCACGAACCGGTCCGGGAAGCACGCTCCACGCGCGCGCGTGTCGACTGGGCGGGCGCGCTCGCGGTGTTCGCGTGCGGGGGTGTGCTGCTGACGGCGCTGGTGCAGGGCGGGGTGGCGTGGCCGTGGTTGTCGTGGCCGTCACTGGGCCTGTTCGGCACCGGACTCGCCCTGGTGGCCGCCGTGGTCCTGATCGAACGCCGGGTGGCCGAACCGATCATTCCCGGCTGGGTGTGGCGCCGCCGCACGATCGCCGCGGTGAACCTGGCCCTGGGCGCCCTGGGCCTCCTCATGGTGGCGCCCACGGTCTTCCTGCCGACGTACGCCCAGTCGGTGCTCGGCCTCGGTCCGGTCGCGGCCGGATTCGTGCTGTCCGTATGGACGTTGAGCTGGCCGGTCTCCGCGGCGCTGAGCCAGCACGTGTACCGGCGCATCGGCTTCCGCCGCACGGCGATGCTGGGCATCGCCGCGGCGGCCCTGATCCTCTTCGCCTTCCCTCTCCTCCCCTACCCGGGCGCGGCCTGGCAGCCCACCCTCCTGATGCTGCTCCTGGGCGCCGCGCTGGGCCTGTTCCAACTCCCCCTGATCGTGGGGGTCCAGTCGACGGTCGGCTGGGCGGAACGCGGCACGACCACGGCGTCCGTCCTCTTCTGCCGCCAGACCGGTCAGACGGTCGGCGCGGCGGTCTTCGGCGCGGTCGCCAACGGCGTCCTGGCGAGCCGGCTGGGCGGGGCGAGCGATCTCGACTCCGTCACGCGCGCGTTGGACGCCGGTACGGCCCCGGAGGCGACCCGCGCGGCGATCGCGGACGCGGTGCACGCGGTGTACGTGGGGGCGGGGTGCGCGGCGGCGCTGGCGTTCGGGGTCCTGCTGGTGCTGGCGCCACGACGCTTCCCCGTGCTCAAGGAGCAGTGA
- a CDS encoding DUF485 domain-containing protein produces the protein MSHHPSQPYPTYPWQPPAPPPEPAPHRSRHRSPLGHHSDLRILRSAYRWQRRTATLTALGYFTLFLVLSAYAPSFMASSITDGLPTGLLLALLQLPVTWLAIAVYEHTARRYVDPLADRIRKQSEVDARREAAAR, from the coding sequence ATGTCTCACCACCCGTCGCAGCCGTATCCCACCTATCCCTGGCAGCCCCCCGCCCCACCGCCCGAACCCGCCCCGCACCGCTCGCGTCACCGCTCCCCGCTCGGCCACCACAGCGATCTGCGGATCCTGCGCAGCGCCTACCGCTGGCAGCGGCGCACCGCCACGCTCACCGCGCTCGGCTACTTCACGCTCTTCCTCGTCCTGTCCGCGTACGCGCCGTCCTTCATGGCGAGCAGCATCACCGACGGACTGCCCACCGGCCTGCTCCTGGCCCTGCTCCAACTGCCCGTCACCTGGCTGGCGATCGCGGTGTACGAGCACACCGCGCGGCGCTACGTCGACCCGCTCGCGGACCGCATCCGCAAGCAGTCCGAGGTGGACGCCAGGCGAGAGGCGGCGGCCCGATGA
- a CDS encoding cation acetate symporter, producing the protein MTGFSDSAQAMSLVAFSAVATITLLLCVMTGPDGDDLDEFYTGYSSLSAMRNGLAIAGDYISAATVLGTGGVIALYGYDGIVLALSTALSLMLLMFLLAEPLRNAGRFTMGDALARRMPGRAVRIAACLVTLAALLPLMLVQLAGAGQLLAFILGFSGDSLKTGFIIGLGILMISYAAIGGMKGTALIQILKMVMLLGSGAVIAVLVMHRFDWNPAALFDTAARQSGVGSDFLQSGLEFAGGPYPRVDMITAQLAVVIGGACLPHVTMRMYTASSARQVRRSMSWAVSAVAVFILVITVVGVGTTAMIGRTVIAEADPQGNTAYLLGSRAVFGPDVSTGETFLFTTVTTALFLTLLASVAGMILACANSLAHDVFAARARSMPPQREILLARVSALAVGVPTIFLATLIQHRSLQPLVILSFCVGASALAPALVYTLFWRRYTRTGLLCTLIGGTVTVLLLMPGTNLVSGSPVSAFPEADFNWLPFTTTGLVSIPAGFLLGWLGTVISGRRKAEEQRQQYEAVEGWILAGAVRRG; encoded by the coding sequence ATGACCGGCTTCAGCGACTCCGCGCAGGCGATGAGCCTGGTGGCGTTCTCCGCCGTCGCCACCATCACGCTCCTGCTGTGCGTGATGACCGGCCCGGACGGCGACGACCTCGACGAGTTCTACACCGGCTACAGCTCCCTGTCCGCCATGCGCAACGGCCTCGCCATCGCGGGCGACTACATCTCCGCCGCGACCGTCCTCGGCACCGGCGGGGTCATCGCGCTCTACGGCTACGACGGCATCGTCCTCGCGCTCAGCACGGCCCTGTCGCTGATGCTGCTGATGTTCCTGCTGGCCGAACCCCTGCGCAACGCGGGCCGGTTCACCATGGGCGACGCCCTCGCGCGCCGGATGCCGGGACGCGCGGTGCGCATCGCCGCCTGCCTGGTCACCCTCGCCGCGCTGCTGCCGCTGATGCTGGTGCAGCTCGCCGGGGCCGGCCAACTGCTGGCGTTCATCCTGGGGTTCTCCGGCGACTCGCTGAAGACGGGCTTCATCATCGGCCTGGGCATCCTGATGATCAGTTACGCGGCCATCGGCGGCATGAAGGGCACCGCCCTCATCCAGATCCTGAAGATGGTCATGCTCCTCGGCTCGGGCGCCGTGATCGCCGTACTGGTCATGCACCGGTTCGACTGGAACCCGGCGGCGCTGTTCGACACGGCGGCCCGGCAGAGCGGGGTGGGGTCCGACTTCCTGCAGTCCGGGCTGGAGTTCGCGGGCGGGCCGTACCCGCGCGTCGACATGATCACCGCGCAGCTCGCGGTCGTCATCGGCGGGGCCTGTCTGCCGCACGTCACCATGCGCATGTACACCGCCTCCAGCGCCCGTCAGGTACGGCGTTCGATGTCCTGGGCGGTGTCGGCGGTGGCCGTGTTCATCCTGGTCATCACGGTCGTCGGGGTGGGAACGACGGCGATGATCGGGCGGACGGTGATCGCGGAGGCGGACCCGCAGGGCAACACGGCGTATCTGCTGGGCTCCCGCGCGGTGTTCGGGCCCGACGTGTCGACCGGGGAGACGTTCCTGTTCACCACGGTCACCACGGCGCTCTTCCTCACCCTGCTCGCCTCCGTCGCCGGCATGATCCTCGCCTGTGCCAACTCCCTGGCCCACGACGTGTTCGCGGCGCGGGCCCGGTCGATGCCGCCGCAGCGCGAGATCCTCCTGGCCCGGGTGTCGGCGCTGGCGGTCGGCGTCCCCACGATCTTCCTCGCGACGCTGATCCAGCACCGCAGTCTGCAGCCGCTGGTGATCCTGTCCTTCTGCGTCGGCGCGTCCGCGCTGGCGCCCGCGCTCGTCTACACCCTCTTCTGGCGGCGCTACACCCGCACGGGGCTGCTGTGCACGCTGATCGGCGGCACGGTGACGGTGCTCCTGCTGATGCCGGGCACGAATCTCGTGTCGGGGTCGCCTGTGTCCGCGTTCCCCGAAGCCGACTTCAACTGGCTGCCGTTCACGACGACCGGGCTGGTGTCCATTCCGGCGGGGTTCTTGCTCGGGTGGCTGGGGACGGTGATCTCGGGCCGCCGGAAGGCGGAGGAGCAGCGGCAGCAGTACGAGGCCGTGGAGGGGTGGATTCTGGCGGGGGCTGTGCGGAGGGGGTGA